The genomic segment AGAACAGGTAAAACTAATCTATGGTGAAAGACATCGGGACAGTGGTTGCTGGCTGCCTCAGAGAAGGGGAAGATGGACATAGGCACGAGGAAACTCTGGGGAGTGATGATATTATCTTACATCTTGGCTGTGGGGTTTGTTACACTATCATCTACATAAGTCAGCACTTATCTGCTCATTTTGGATCTATGCGTTTCACCATGTGCAAACTGTATGCAGTATATCTTACCTTTGATGGTAAAGAGGGTTGGGATTTGACCccctcaagaggaggagctcccCAACCTGAGGAGACTGCCTTCTGAGGTGCCGCCTGGAGGAAGAGGGCACAGTTCCAGAGGCGCGGGCTGAGCCCTGACACGACCCCGCGCGGGGCCAAACCCCAGGAGGCGGCCGGGCCCCGCCCGCTGACCCGGGCTCCCGGGTGGCCCCGTCTCCTGTCCTGAGGGACGGTCCCTGAGGCACACCTGTCTGCGGGCTGGCTCCCGCACGGCCCCCTGAACATTCTAGAGCGAACAGGTGCGCAGTGAAGGCTTTCTGACAGGAAGACCACCCGCGGCCGGGGCCGCACCTCCCCCTGGGCGTTTGTCTGGGCTCTGGGAGTCTACGCAAGGTTTCAGACACGGGGACGGGCCAGACAAGTATTCGCGGCAAAGGGAACACAGGAAAAGGCTCTTCACTGTACACTGACTGGGTTGGCCAGACAACCGCGGGGTCCAAAGACCCCGGCCTCCGACCTGTGAGGAGGCGCCCCCCGCTGGGGCCGGGGCCGGGAGGGCGGCGGCTGTTCCACGCGGAGGGAAAAGGTCCAGAGCCGAGAAGTCGGGGTTGTGAAGAAACACTCCGCCCTCAGGGGTCCTTTGTCTGGGCGGGGGCGGGCAGAGCGCGCAGTCTCAAGGGCGCGCGCGGGAGGGCACCGCTTGCCCCGCCCCGGGCTGCCTTAGCCCCGCCCCCAGAGGGGTCCAGCCTTAATTCCGCCCCGGCCCGCCTTAGCCCCGCCCCCAGAGGGGTCCAGCCTTAATTCCGCCCCAGCCCGCCTTAGCCCCGCCCCCAGAGGGGTCCTGCCTTAATTCCGCCCCGGCCCGCCTTAGCCACGCCTCCAGAGGGAtcagcccggcccggcccggcccgccccggcccggcccgccctGCAGCTGCGCGACTTCCCAGCGCCCGCAGGGCCCGGGCCGGTTGTCGGTTCCCAAGGCCACCGCCACGGGTCGGCCCCGGTCGTGTTCTCCCACCGGCCGCGACCCAGCCCACTCAGGCTCGGCGGCTGCCTCCTCGCATCTGTGCTTCACCAGGGGCCCCTCCAGCGGCCCctggcccctccccctgcctcgTGCCCTCCCGGCGCTTGCTGCCATCCAGGCTCGCTCCACTAGGCCTGTGCCCTCCTGCTCCCTGACACCGGCCCCACCCAGACAGCTAGCAGACTGGTAGATCACAGGTTAATCTCTCCCTCGGAGTGGGGCCCTCCTGCCTTGGtattagtaataataacaacaataattatAACGCCTTGGCTGGTGGTAATGTATATTTtactgtctgtgtgtgttttcagaCCGTTCCATAAACTCCCCACTCCTTTCCCACGTAGGCTCGTAAGGCAGgactttgtgtttctttcttttgtttgttctgtGCCAGTGGCAGCCTGGTAAGCTCTGGTTGATAAGATGGATGAACTTGAACAGGTGGTGGGTTTCATATACACAGGGCCCACACTCTGCATTGTTTCATGCCCTGCTTTCCCACCTAATGCATTGTGGCCGTCCCTTCCTGTCACTGGCAGTCCTTTAGAAAGCACGAAGAGCCCCGCTGGCAagtcaagaaggaaaaataacagGGCTGACCAACGTGCATTAGGTTAGGTCTGGTCTCAGCACTGCTGAAGATGGGCCAGGCCTTTCATGAAGTAGGACCTGTACTCTAAgcatccccattttacatatTAATACTTACAAAAGGGATtagagaggctaagtaacttgcccaaggccccCACAGCTGTTTTGTGCCAAAACCTGTGAACCACAACACTACAGTCATCAGTgcaatggaaatgaaaaatagccATGAGATACCATTTTACCCATGTGTTTTGGGGTGCTTGCCCTGTGCCTAACGGCCTCACCTTCAAATTTCTCACTCCCCAGTTTCCCAATTGCTGGGAAAGTGTCCTACTACTCACTGGAAATAGGCCTTGCCTCCTGCTTTTCCACCTGGTGCAGCCTCCACCAGCTCTTGCAGGGACAAGGGCAAAGGCCCCCTGGCTGGCCCTGAGCCCAGTCCTGCCTTTGGATGCCATGTGCTCAATTCTAAGGGCAAGATGCCTGGTTGGGGGGCCTGGCTCCACATGAACAGGCAGTGGGTGGCTTGCCCTCTGAACCATGTGGCACACAGCTCATGTGACTGCGCTGACAGTGAACTGAGCCTTCAGTGAGCCTTCTTGGCCATCCCGAGACCAGGGGAGCATTCTCAGCCGACCGGCCACCCGTGCCCTCACCATGCTGCggtccctgcccctcctcctccttgacCACACTGCCCATGGGGTACTGAACAACTGCAGACCAACTCAATTACTTGTCCAAGGTCCTCCAGACTATGAGAGACTGAACTGGGCTCAAATCCTGCCCAGACCTGGCTGCTGCTCAAAGGGCTCCTCCAGAAGcagggcctggaggaggaaacctgACTGTCCTTTCCCCTTAGCTGGTCAAGGGCCACCTTGGTTGGCCCCACCTTTACTGTTCTCACTGGCCCAAACTCGGCCATGGTTGCAGCTGCTGCCATCCCAGGCCCTGATGCCAGGCCTGCTCTGGCACATCCTACCCAGTAGGGCACATGCCCAGGAAAGGGATTATCACATCAAGGTCTTCAGATAACAGCCTGGTGCACAGGGATATAATAGGGAGCCCTGCAGCAGGCACCCCACACCTCCCTGAAGGCAGCACCATGAACTTCCTCTGGCTTCTCTCCTGCTGCGCCCTCCTGGGCACAGCCTTTGGTAAGTACCTGGGCAGGCAGAGGCCAGAAAGGCTGTCTCCCCTTCCACCCACTGTTGGAAGGGGTGCTGGCTCCAGCAACCCCCAGATCAGCAAAGGGCAGCGGGGTCCCTGCTCCCAGTTCAGCCATGCATTGTTGGTGTTAGCCTGAGCGggtctttctccctctctgagTCTCACATCCCTAGAATGAGGAAGCTGGGAAGACTGGACCACACCATCCAGTGTGAAGTCCCCAGGGTGGAGGTGGACCTTCCCGTGTGCAAGGAGCGTGGACCCTGTTCAAGGAAGGGGAGCATTTCCAGAGGGCCAGAAAGCTCTGGGCGGTGTGAGAGGGCTGGGTTCAAACCCACAGAGCCCAGCCTCCTAGCCCATGCTCTGGCGCTGCCACCACATGGCACTTGGTCTGCTGGGCCTGAGACTTACATCGGCCTGTGCTGTCCCTAGGGTATTCCTGGAGCCATGGGTCCTGGGTGAGACCTTGGCCTCCACTCCtcaccccttcctccctcctcaggCTGCGGGGTCCCCGCCATCCAACCTGTGCTGAGTGGCCTCGCCAGGATCGTCAACGGGGAAGAAGCTGTCCCCGGCTCCTGGCCCTGGCAGGTGTCCCTGCAGGTGAGAGGGGTTCTGTGCATGAAGGGGGAGGAACGGGGGGGTCAGCTGGGCAGGGGGCCGCTGCCCGAGTCAGTGCTGCTGGTGTCCAGCACGTGCTGACCCTCCCCATCTTCCTCCAGGACAGGACCGGCTTCCACTTCTGCGGGGGCTCCCTCATCAACGAGAACTGGGTGGTCACCGCCGCCCACTGCGGTGTCACGTGAGGGCCCAGGGTCCCCAGGAAACCCTTTGGGGTGGTTTCTTCCAGCACTGTCTTGCCCTTTAATGCCATTTCccagtttctttttgtttgtttcttctcccCCGGGGTCTCCTTCTCTCCCAGGCCAGGGTCTCCCCTGGAGCGGAGGGCAGGCTGCCCCTAGCCAAGCTGGACAACTAGTAGGCTTCGAGCCCCAACTCCAAGGTTCTCACCTGGCTGCCCCGAGGCTGCTCCGCATGCTCAGCAGCCTGAGCTGCAGCTTCCACGTCTGGCCGCCCGCTTCCCAGGTTCTAATTTTGAGATGTGCAGCAAATCCAGGTCCTGCCGGTCTCCCGGCGTCGTGTGGAAAACACGAGGCAAGCGACACTGCACAGTGGAGACTCCGAGCTTCAAGCTCCAACTCACACCACGCCCCTGTGAGGACATGCACAAAGACACGCAGATGCCCACACACGCGTGCCCCGACGCCATGCGTACTCCGTGCCCCACCTACCCGCCTCCAGCGGGAACCTCTCTTTTCTCTGGCTCTCTTCAGAACCTCCGATGTGGTCGTGGCTGGGGAGTTTGACCAGGGCTCAAGCTCTGAGAGCATCCAGAAGCTGAAGATTGCCAAGGTATGGTGGCCCCCAGGGTCGTCCAGGTGTGACCCCAGGCGGTCCCTCGGGAGTGGCCGCCCACACTAAGTCCCAGATACTCCAGCTCCCCTCGGTTACCCCGATACCCCATCATGATGGGGCAAAGCAGAGGGCAGGGTGTGCGAGGCTCCAGGAAGGGAAGGTCTGACCTTGAGCCTGGGCTGGGGCTCCTGGGGCCACAGGAGGAGCTGCCGAGTGGAGCAGGCTGTCATCTAGCGGGGGCGCGGACGCCACGAGGGGTCTCCCAACGCCGCCAGCTTCTTCCCTTCGCGACTTCTCCCCAGACCCCAACAGCGGCTATTTGTCtctcccccacccacacacacacacaggttttcAAGAACTCCAACTACAACTCGTTAACCATCAACAACGACATCACCCTGCTGAAGCTGTCCACGGCTGCGAGCTTCTCCCAGACTGTGTCCGCTGTGTGCCTGCCCAGCGCCAGCGACAGCTTCGCCGCCGGGACGACGTGCGTCACCACAGGCTGGGGCCTGACCCGATACACCAGTGAGTGAGGGGTGACCACGGGTGGGctggctgggaggtggggagcaCAGTCGCTGACCACCCACCCTGCCCTTCCAGATGCCAACACCCCTGACCGGCTGCAGCAGGCATCCCTGCCcctcctgtccaacaccaactgcaAGAGATACTGGGGCACTAAGATCACCAATGCCATGATCTGTGCGGGCGCCAGCGGTGTCTCCTCCTGCATGGTAGGGCCTCCCAGCCTCGGGGGGGTTCAGGCCAAGGGCTTGGGCAAAGACGGAGGAAATGGAAGCTGTAGGCAGCCCTCTTTCAGggcctgccattctcttctggagCATTCCTGCCAGAGTAGTTGGGAAGATAGAGCTCCTGGAGAACCCCCAGTGACCTCAGCAGAGGGGTACTAGAGCAGGGGCCTCTGCTCTCAGAGCTTAAAGCTCCATGTTACAAGATGCCCTTGATATCTGCATATGAGCAGTGGCACTTCCTGATCTTGTGCAGTGCACAGCCTGGGCAGCAGAGCATGGCGGCCCTAAAGGCTCTTGAAGGGGCTTGGCAgacctttctctctccctgtggCCCCGTAGCCAGCAACACCTGTACTTTCCTCCTGTCAATCAAACCTGCTCTATTGAGCCTCTGTTATAGGACCCCAGGGGGTGACCCAGATTTCCAGGGGCACAAACCACAGGAGCTGCTGAAGTTTCTTTCACAATCCTTCTAATATGCATGTGCTGAGCTTCCACTGGCTGTCTGGCCTGGGACTGGGTGCTGGGAACAACGTTCATGAGTCTGGCCTGCCAGCTCCAagccccctcctccctgtcctGCAGGGCGACTCTGGCGGCCCCCTGGTCTGCAAGAAGAATGGAGCCTGGACCCTGGTGGGCATCGTATCCTGGGGCAGCAGCACGTGCTCCACGTCCACCCCCGGCGTGTACGCCCGCGTCACTGCTCTCGTCAACTGGGTGCAGCAGACCCTGGCCGCCAACTGAGCCCCCAGCCTCACGCTGGCCTGCCTGCCGACCTTGCTCCTACATAGCCGCAATAAACCGGTGGAAGACATGTTGATGGTGTCTGTGTCCTGTGCTGGGGTTTCTGGGAGTTCATTCTTCTCCTGAACTTGGACCTTCACTGAACCAGGTGGCAGATGGTGTCCAGGAGGGCCCCTTGTTAGTCCACCTCCCACGCGTGGCCAGAAGGGGTGCACACAGATGAGGGGGGCACCTTGGCCTCCTGCCTCCCCGTCAACCCTTGGCTCCTTGTGCTCAAGGcctgccctggggaggggggACCTGGGGGTGGAGTCCGGTGCTGGCCCCACACACTTGTGACTCCAGGAAACTTTCCCAGGAGTGGCCCCCAAGGCCTGTCTCTTTCCCAGGCCCGTGCCGCAGTCAGGTGCTTCTCAGCCCAAGGTCTTCTGATAAGGAGGGGATGGCGAGGCAGGCTGTGATTGGTGGGCTGGGGCAATATACTGGGGGTCCCTCGGGCAGACCCCATCTCCCCTGCTGAGCCGCACACCATGGCCCTTCTCTGGGTTGTCCTTGGCTTCTTCCTCTTTGGCAGCAGCTTCGGTAAGTGCAGGGCTCAGGCAGACCTGGCAGACCCCGGTCAAGCCTTGGCCCCGCCCTGGCCCCAGACCCAGAAGCAGGGGACACGAGGGTCCAAGTCCTCATGCCTTGAACCACCCCTGCCGCCCACCCCTCCAGGTGCCCCTCTGACCCTCCTTGGTCACCTACCCCTGGCTCCCCACTCCTCCGCTGGGCCTGGGGCCCCCCACCACCTGGAGGTCCCTTGGACTTCTGGTCTGGTCTCCTCCATTCGCTCAGAAGCGTTGGGGTGGTCTGGGCTCCTCTACCCTCCAAACCTGCCACCAAGCCATGTGAATTCTGCCTCAGGGATATTCCCCAAGCCCGTCCATCTTGCCCGGCCCCTCCACCATCTGGGTTTGGACGCACTCCTGGGTTGGTGCCACCCCACCTGTGGcaactgttcagtcgctaagtcgtgtccgactctttgctatcccatgggctgcagcacaccaggcttccctgtccttcaccatctcccagaatttgttcaaactcatgtccattgagtccgtgatgccattcaaccatctcattctctgctgcctccttctcctcccgccttcaatctttcccagcatcagggtcttttccaatgagtcagttctttgcatcaggtggccaaagtacaagGTAATACCCTCACCCAAAGCCGCTCCCCTTGAAGACTCAGAGGCCATGAGAGCACCCAGGACTCACACAGGACATCCCAGCCTCTGGGAAAGGATCCTGGGCTCAGAGGGGACGGACACCCCCCTCAGGGCACACAGCAGGCCGGGGAGAGACCCTCCGCTTCAGGGACCATCCACAAGAGTGCCTAAGGGCAGTTGTCAGCTAGCCGGGAGGGGGCTAAATGTCTTGCAGCAGACAAAGCTCTGGGTGCCAGGGTGCTGCGGAGGCCTGGAAGAGCTGCATCTGCACCCTGATACCCCTTGAGGCACCATCTGCAGACCAGCCACCCCATCTCTGCCCCTCAGGTTGCGGGGTCCCCGCCATCGACCCTGTGCTGAGTGGCCTCTCCAGAATTGTCAACGGGGAGGACGCCGTGCCCGGCTCCTGGCCCTGGCAGGTGTCCCTGCAGGTGAGGGGGTGCTGAGGAGGGGCAGATTAGACAGAGGGGGCTGAGGTGGGAGAGGCAAGGCTGActctctcccaccccctccccagaccAGCTCCGGCTTCCACTTCTGCGGGGGCTCCCTCATCAGTGAGGACTGGGTGGTCACTGCCGCCCACTGTGGGGTCAGGTGAGGCCCCACTTCACCTGCTCAAAGGGACCACCTTTACCTCCCAGCCCCAAGCAGGCTCAGGGAGTGGGCACGGggctgctgggggcgggggggggggggctgccaAGGGGCTGGGGGCGGCTGCTCTTGTTCCCCACCTGCAGGCAGAACAGTCTCCAGGAAAAGCCGTCCCCCATCCCCCAACCGCTGCCAGCACCCCGGCCTCCAGACCCCAGCTTGGTCCAGGATAGCGTGTCTGGGCCTCCGCCTTCAcagtacagatggagaaactgaggcccagggagaacAGGGGTGCCCTGGGGTCCCCGCACGACTGCTCAGCCTGGGTGGGCTCGCCCACCTGGCACAGTGCCCAGGCCTCTGCGGGGGCAGCTGTGAGCCTGTGCTCCGACTGTGGCTTCCTTTCTAGGAAGGGTCACCTCGTGGTGGCCGGGGTATCCGACCAGGGCTCCGAGGAGGAGGCCGGCCAGGTGCTGAGGGTCGCCGAGGTACTCACGGTGGGTGGGCGGTGTGGTGGGGGAGTgctggggcggggaggaggggggtgCTGGGTGGGGGGTCGTGGACTTGAGGACCCTGACCAGTGGCTGCGCTTCACCCAGCCGGCACCTTTCTAGGCCGACTTTCTGTTCTTCCCAAACACAGCTCCTTTACAAACACTCAAGGTTGTTTTGCTCATCGtaagaaaatgcaaaatatgtCACATGCCACTCCCCCCATTTGGTCTGTTCGGCCGCATCTGTGTTCCCTCAACACcctctgcacccccaccccccaatcgCTAGCCTGCGCCCCCGCGGCCCTGCCCCCGTGGCCCGCCCAGCCCCCCGCTGTCCTGCGCAGGTCTTCGAACACCCGCAGTGGGACCTGCGCGCCGTGCGCAACGACGTGGCCCTGCTGAAGCTGGCGGCACCAGCCCGCCTCTCCGCCGCCGTGGCCCCCGTCTGCCTGCCCAGCGCCGAAACCAGCTTCCCCGCGGGCTCCCTGTGCACCGTCACCGGCTGGGGCAAGACCCGGTACAATGGTGAGTGTTCATGAGGACTGCTCAGGGCCCAGACTCCTTCTGTGCTTCCAGCTAAGTCCTGAGCACAATCGTAAATCGCAACAATCAACCTTCCCTTTACTTAAAGAAagctaaagtgaagtcgctcagtcgtctccgactctttgtaaccccctcgtctgtagcccaccaggctcctctgtccatgggattttccaggcaagagcactggagtgggtagccatttccttcttgagacggtcttccccacccagggattgaacccaggtctcccgcattgtaggcagacgctttaccctctgacccACTGGGAAAGTCCACTTAACCCTCTTTATTAAAAACCTatcaagcaaaaataaaaacaaaccataTATACCTAAACAGTTTCCAAAGAGACACCTAAGTGCCAGCACCTAAGTGTCACCCCTCTAATCTGCACGGAGGTAGAGTGAGAAGGGTGGCTGTGCCCAGCATCCCTGAAGTCTGCGCTGGGAGCCCACGGTCCAGGCCACCTTCAGGCCCGAGCGCCCaggtctcccctccctccctgactCTAGCCTCCTCAGGCTCTTCCTCTGTCCTGAGTTCCTCCACCATGGCCACAGCCTACCAGCTGGTCCTTTAACACAATGCGAGCAGCCAAGAAAGGGCAGAACAGGGAGGTGCTCCCTCATGGGTCCCTCCAGCGTCCCCAGCcagaggagggctggggaggagggatggCCCCTCTGCCCACACGCAGGGCCGGGCTGGCCCAGGACGCAGGGGCCCGGCAGGCAGGACTTGCTTGACCAACTGTGCTGGGAGCGCAGACGCATTGCCTGGTGTGGAACTGGAGAGGGACCTCCTCCCAGCCTCTTGGAAGGTGGCGCTCAGCACCCACGATTGTCGTGATGGAGGAGGACCACACCGCGGGAGGGCAGGGTTCCAGCAGGCGCTGGTCTCCTCTCCCTGGGCCCTGACCCCACGCCCTCTGTCCTTCCAGCCTTCGATACCCCTGACAAGCTGCAGCAGGCCACCCTGCCCATCCTGTCTAATGCCGACTGCAAAGAGTTCTGGGGCAGCAAGATCACTGACGTGATGATCTGTGCGGGGGCCAGCGGCATCTCCTCCTGCATGGTACTGCCTGCTACCCTGCCCGCCCTCACAGGCTCCCCCCTGATCAGGCCAGGAGGGCCGGCCCCTCTGCCACGACCTCCTCACCCTCATGCCCTGCCCGGTGTCCCAGTGAAGGCGTGGACCAGCACTATCAGAGGCCCCTGGTGAGAGCTGGCTCTGACCAGGCGTGGTATGGTGCTTCCAGACGGATTTAATTTCATAGCAACCGCACAAGATGGACATTTccatccattttacaggtgatggGGAGGCTGAGAGGAtcagcccctgccccaggcccctcAGGAGTAGGGGGCAGAGCTGCCATCTGAGCAGGTCCGAGTGTCTGTGCACAACCTCTGGGCCCCCACTTGCCCTTGGTCTGCATCCCCTGGACTAGGCCAGGTATGGGCACAGCAGGGCCCTGGCACCTTCTTTCTGGCTTGGACACAAGTCCTGTCTCCTTCTGCAGGGTGACTCAGGCGGCCCCCTGGTCTGCCAGAAGGACGGAGCCTGGACCCTGGCGGGCATCGTGTCCTGGGGCAGCAGCCGGTGTAGCCCATTCTTACCTGGCGTATATGCCCGGGTCACCAAGTTCATTCCCTGGATTCTTGAAGTTCTGGAGGCCAACTGAgcctctgccccaccccagctcccatcTGTGTAAAACCCAAATAAAACTGCTTGCATCTTCACCTCTGCGTCttcactgggctggatgaagggtGGGAGGGTGGCCGCCCTTCCTGAGGGCCCTCTGGAGTTCAGAGCTGAGAGGGCTGGCAGATCGCCCAGCCCTATGCCCTTCTTCACGGAGATGGGGAGTGAGGCCCAGATTTACATGCATCACGGTGACAGCTGGTCCCCTCgtgggaggagggcacggcaacccactccagggttcttgcctggagaatcccatggacagaggagcctggtgggccacagtccacggggagTACAgtccacaaagagttagacatgactg from the Capra hircus breed San Clemente chromosome 18, ASM170441v1, whole genome shotgun sequence genome contains:
- the LOC102174148 gene encoding chymotrypsinogen A, which translates into the protein MNFLWLLSCCALLGTAFGCGVPAIQPVLSGLARIVNGEEAVPGSWPWQVSLQDRTGFHFCGGSLINENWVVTAAHCGVTTSDVVVAGEFDQGSSSESIQKLKIAKVFKNSNYNSLTINNDITLLKLSTAASFSQTVSAVCLPSASDSFAAGTTCVTTGWGLTRYTNANTPDRLQQASLPLLSNTNCKRYWGTKITNAMICAGASGVSSCMGDSGGPLVCKKNGAWTLVGIVSWGSSTCSTSTPGVYARVTALVNWVQQTLAAN
- the LOC102176156 gene encoding chymotrypsinogen B, producing MALLWVVLGFFLFGSSFGCGVPAIDPVLSGLSRIVNGEDAVPGSWPWQVSLQTSSGFHFCGGSLISEDWVVTAAHCGVRKGHLVVAGVSDQGSEEEAGQVLRVAEVFEHPQWDLRAVRNDVALLKLAAPARLSAAVAPVCLPSAETSFPAGSLCTVTGWGKTRYNAFDTPDKLQQATLPILSNADCKEFWGSKITDVMICAGASGISSCMGDSGGPLVCQKDGAWTLAGIVSWGSSRCSPFLPGVYARVTKFIPWILEVLEAN